The Mustela erminea isolate mMusErm1 chromosome 18, mMusErm1.Pri, whole genome shotgun sequence genome has a window encoding:
- the LOC116578452 gene encoding LOW QUALITY PROTEIN: uncharacterized protein LOC116578452 (The sequence of the model RefSeq protein was modified relative to this genomic sequence to represent the inferred CDS: deleted 3 bases in 2 codons): MLKAGKPLSEDSNPGVWPWGPSSCHNEGASTKCPSGQRVLTMACPALLLQGEWDCRACTWKVGVLAGVWPGGRENWVAVLPKPGPARQDEGAVPVMPCGPHLSSSFGSGEAPPPTTFASRSASCMFWPCPEGCCHLRSLCVWPALPAFPDCVDFPKNVMDSGTELGRAFTLGVAAGLSEGDVLPTCRAGAACWPEGKDEKVLGPSPSCVPSQNRQENLLFLSSPTWHEAVGCCSLHGSHSCWSPGALPECALVQSTHVHTHPKCTPPTHTPPCSRPTTFMPSCLCITLLSTLAVAPQHTHPHPHPHRWPPHGPCVLPGLGGPTLLSAHAACPLIVPVARLCKRGRAV; this comes from the exons ATGCTGAAAGCTGGGAAGCCGCTGAGCGAGGATTCGAACCCAGGTGTCTGGCCCTGGGGTCCAAGCTCCTGTCACAATGAGGGA GCCTCCACCAAGTGCCCCAGCGGCCAGAGGGTTCTCACTATGGCCTGCCCAGCACTTCTCCTGCAGGGTGAGTGGGACTGCCGTGCGTGCACTTGGAAGGTGGGAGTCCTGGCAGGTGTCTGGCCTGGTGGGAGGGAGAACTGGGTGGCCGTCCTGCCTAAGCCGGGGCCTGCCAGGCAGGACGAGGGGGCTGTCCCTGTCATGCCTTGTGGC CCtcacctctcctcctccttcgGCTCTGGGGAGGCCCCCCCTCCTACAACCTTTGCCTCCAGATCGGCTTCATGCATGTTCTGGCCCTGCCCGGAAGGGTGCTGCCACCTTCGGTCGCTGTGTGTCTGGCCAGCACTGCCTGCCTTTCCTGACTGTGTTGACTTTCCAAAGAATGTTATGGACTCTGGCACTGAGCTTGGCCGGGCCTTCACCCTGGGTGTGGCGGCCGGCCTCAGCGAGGGGGACGTGCTTCCTAcctgcagggctggggctgcctgCTGGCCAGAGGGAAAGGATGAGAAGGTATTGGGACCCTCACCATCGTGTGTTCCCTCCCAGAACCGTCAGGAaaatcttctcttcctctcctcccccacttgGCATGAAGCTGTCGGTTGCTGTTCCCTGCATGGCTCACATTCCTGCTGGAGCCCCGGTGCCCTTCCTGAGTGTGCCCTAGTGCAaagcacacacgtgcacacacaccctAAAtgcaca ccccccacacacacacccccttgcTCGAGACCTACCACTTTCATGCCCAGCTGCCTATGCATTACCCTCTTGTCTACACTCGCTGTagccccacaacacacacacccccaccctcacccccaccgcTGGCCACCACACGGCCCCTGTGTCCTTCCTGGGCTTGGGGGACCTACGCTATTGTCGGCACACGCAGCTTGCCCTCTCATAGTACCAGTGGCCCGTCTCTGCAAACGGGGGAGGGCGGTTTGA